The following proteins are co-located in the Streptomyces bottropensis ATCC 25435 genome:
- the glyA gene encoding serine hydroxymethyltransferase, whose amino-acid sequence MSVTPVLEADVLRRQDPELADVLLGEQDRQATTLQLVAAENFTSPAVLAALGSPLANKYAEGYPGARHHGGCEMVDVAERLAVERARSLFGAEHANVQSHSGSSAVLAAYAALLRPGDTVLAMGLHFGGHLTHGSPANFSGRWFDFVGYGVEAESGLIDREQVRTLARTHRPKALVCGSISYPRHIDYAFFREVADEVGAYLIVDAAHPIGLVAGGAAPNPVPYADIVCATTHKVLRGPRGGMLLCGDELAERVDRAVFPFTQGGAQMHTIAAKAVAFGEAATPAFTAYAHQVVANARVLARGLAEEGLVVVTGGTDTHLLTVDPAPLGVDGRTARGRLAAAGMVLDCCALPHDDARGLRLGTAALTTQGMGETEMARLAVLFAGALRDGGNGKRTREEVRELAGRFPPYPR is encoded by the coding sequence ATGTCGGTCACCCCTGTCCTAGAGGCCGATGTCCTGCGACGGCAGGACCCCGAGCTGGCCGACGTCCTGCTCGGTGAGCAGGATCGGCAGGCTACGACGCTGCAACTCGTCGCCGCGGAGAACTTCACCTCGCCCGCCGTGCTGGCCGCCCTGGGCTCGCCGCTCGCGAACAAGTACGCCGAGGGCTATCCGGGGGCCCGGCACCACGGCGGCTGCGAGATGGTGGACGTCGCCGAGCGGCTGGCCGTGGAGCGGGCGAGGTCGCTGTTCGGGGCCGAGCACGCCAACGTCCAGTCCCACTCCGGCTCTTCGGCCGTGCTCGCCGCGTACGCCGCCCTGCTGCGCCCCGGCGACACCGTGCTCGCGATGGGCCTGCACTTCGGCGGCCACCTCACCCACGGGTCGCCCGCGAACTTCTCCGGCCGCTGGTTCGACTTCGTCGGATACGGGGTCGAGGCGGAATCCGGACTCATCGACCGCGAACAGGTACGGACCCTGGCGCGCACGCACCGCCCCAAGGCCCTCGTCTGCGGGTCGATCTCCTACCCCCGGCACATCGACTACGCCTTCTTCCGCGAGGTCGCCGACGAGGTGGGCGCCTATCTCATCGTCGACGCGGCCCACCCGATCGGGCTGGTCGCCGGGGGAGCGGCGCCCAACCCGGTGCCGTACGCCGACATCGTGTGCGCCACCACGCACAAGGTGCTGCGCGGGCCGCGCGGCGGAATGCTGCTGTGCGGGGACGAGTTGGCCGAACGCGTGGACCGGGCGGTGTTCCCGTTCACGCAGGGCGGCGCGCAGATGCACACCATCGCCGCGAAGGCCGTCGCGTTCGGCGAGGCGGCGACACCCGCGTTCACCGCGTACGCCCATCAGGTGGTCGCGAACGCCCGCGTACTGGCCCGGGGGCTGGCCGAGGAGGGGCTCGTGGTCGTCACCGGCGGCACCGACACCCACCTGCTCACCGTCGATCCCGCGCCACTCGGCGTCGACGGCCGCACCGCCCGAGGACGGCTCGCGGCCGCCGGGATGGTCCTCGACTGCTGCGCCCTGCCCCACGACGACGCCCGTGGCCTGCGGCTCGGTACGGCCGCGCTGACCACCCAGGGCATGGGGGAGACGGAGATGGCCCGGCTCGCCGTGCTGTTCGCGGGGGCCCTGCGCGACGGCGGGAACGGCAAGCGGACACGTGAGGAAGTACGGGAGCTGGCCGGAAGATTTCCGCCGTATCCGCGCTGA